The Acidimicrobiales bacterium DNA window TCCTCCCCCCCGGCGCCGGAGATCCGGCGGAGGGCGTCCTCGATGGCCGCGCCCTGCACGACCGCGGGATCCACGTCGAAGCTCAGCCGGGGGGTGCGCTTCATCGTCGTCTGGCGCGCGACCGCCGCCTGCAGCTCGACCCGGTGCTCCTCCAGCAGCGTCCGCGACCCCTCGGTGAGGGAGCTGAGCCACACGGTGGCATGACGGAGATCGGGCTCGACCGTCACGCCGGTCACGGTCAGCAGGTCCCCGCCGGCGTCGCTGAGCCATTCGATCTCCTCGGCCAGGACCTCCTTGAGCACCTGGTTCAGGCGGAAGACGCGGGGGTAGCGGTGCTGTCCCTCCGTCCCGCCCACCCGGCCACCTCCTGCGCGGCCGCGGCCTCTCCGCCCCGGCACTGCGTCAGCTCTCCATCTCCAGCCAGCCCCGCTCGGTGCTGATGACCTCGACGTCGGGCCGCGACCACACGAAGCGCTCGACCTCGTTCAGGATCTCCTCGGCGTGGCCGGGAGTCGACGAGACCGTGGCCATTCCCAGGCACGCCCGTTGCCACTGGTCCTGGTGGTCCACCTCGGCGGCCGAGACGGAGAAGCGCTGGCGGGCCCGCTCGAGGATCGGCTTGACCAGGGCCCGCTTGGACTTGAGCGACCGGCTCTCGGGCAGCCGCAGCTCGACCCTGAGCGCCGCTACGTGCGTGGGATCTCCCTTTCCTCGTACGTCTCGATCACGTCCCCGCGGTGCAGGTCCTGGAAGTCCGACAGCCCGATGCCGCACTCGAAGCCCGACTGCACCTCACGCGCGTCGTCCTTGAAGCGGCGCAGGGAGGTGATGGTCCCCTTCCAGATGACCACGCCCTCCCGGAGGAAGCGGACGCGCGAGCCGCGCGTGATGGTGCCGCTGCGCACGTAGCAACCCGCCACCGCGCCGACGCGGGGCACCCGGAAGATCTCGCGCACCTCGGCCTCGCCGGTGACGACCTCCTCGTACTCGGGGGCCAGCATGCCGACCATGGCGGCCTCGATGTCCTCGATGATCTTGTAGATGATCTC harbors:
- a CDS encoding ribosome-binding factor A gives rise to the protein MGGTEGQHRYPRVFRLNQVLKEVLAEEIEWLSDAGGDLLTVTGVTVEPDLRHATVWLSSLTEGSRTLLEEHRVELQAAVARQTTMKRTPRLSFDVDPAVVQGAAIEDALRRISGAGGEEDR
- a CDS encoding DUF503 domain-containing protein, yielding MRHRAVGLPGPAPRGRDRDVRGKGDPTHVAALRVELRLPESRSLKSKRALVKPILERARQRFSVSAAEVDHQDQWQRACLGMATVSSTPGHAEEILNEVERFVWSRPDVEVISTERGWLEMES